GGCCGCGGGCGCGGCTGGCGTCGGCGTTGATCACCGTGTCTGACTTCTCCCGGGAGGAACTGGGGAAGTACCTGAAGATGTCGCCGTATCGGTTCCAGGTGATCCACAACGGCGTGGATTCGCGGTTCCAGCCGCCGACGGCCAGTGAGGCGAAGGCGTTCCGGGAGCGGCATGAACTGCCAGAGCGGTACATCGCGGTCGTGGGGAACGCGAAGCCGTTCAAGAATCTGGCGATGCTGGGGAAGTTCGCGCCGGACCTGCCGGTGCCACTGGTGCTGCTCGCGGGCAAGGGGGCGGTGGCGCACGAGACGGGGCTCCACGAGAACGTCATCGATCTGGAGCAACTTCCCGAGACGGAGATGCCGTTGTTCTACGGCGCCGCCGCGGCGCTGCTATTGCCGTCGAAGTACGAAGGCTTTGGTCTCCCCGCATTAGAGGCAATGGCTTGCGCTTGTCCCGTCATTACCTCGGACACATCTGCCTTACCCGAAGTTGTTGGCAATGCAGCTATCCAACTGCCACCCAATGACGCACGAGCCTGGCACGAAGAAACACTTCGGCTTTTACGCGACTCTACGCTAAGAAAAGACCTCACGGAGCGAGGCCGTCAGCGTTCTGCGCGCTTCACCTGGGACACCTGCGCAACAAGAACATCAACTGTCATCAACAGAGCACTCCAGCTCAAGCCATCCAGACAATAACCCCACGAAGCCACCAACAATAATGATAAACAAAAACACAACCAACACCCCCGACTCCCCAAAAGACTTCAGCGACCTAATCGAGGGCGATGACCTACCAAAGCAAGCCATCGACAACTATCCTCTCGACAACCTCCTAATCCGAACCGAAACCAGAGCCATCATTGACGTCCTCAGAAGAATCGACCAAGGCATGGTTTTCCTCGATCCGGACTTCCAGCGCGACTTCATCTGGAAGGAAGAACGCCAAAGCAGGCTTGTCGAATCAGTCCTGATGCGAATCCCTCTTCCTGTTTTTTATCTAGCCGAAAACACAGCAGGACGGCTTGTTGTCGTCGATGGCCTGCAGCGCCTCTCGACACTCAACCGCTTCCACGCCAATGAACTCATTCTAAGCCTACCCAACAGCAATGAACTAAACTCAAAAACCTTCAAAATGCTAACCCAAAAACTCCAAAATCGCTTCGAGGACGGACAGCTAACCCTCTACCTCATTGACCCAAGGGTGCCCGACCGAGTTCAACTCGATATTTTCGAAAGAGTCAATTCTGGAGTACCTCTAACACGCCAGCAAATGCGAAATGCTCTATACAATGGTCCCGCAACAAAGCTACTTCGGGATCTAAGTTCCTGCGAAGACTTCCTCAACGCAACCGACAACATCCTATTAACGGAAAACCACAAGAGCAACATGAGAGATCGCGAAGTTGTTAATCGTTTCCTCGCGTTCCAAACACTAGGATGGGCCGAGTACGTAAAGCGAGGCACGGGAGATATCGACGAATTTCTCGGAAGCGCCCTCAAGCAAATAAACAACTCTACCGAAACACAACGCTCAGAACTCGAAAAGTCCTTCCGCAAAAGCATGCGAATCAACCATCACCTGTTCGGCAACCGAGCATTCAGGAAATACAGCGCCCCAAGCGAACGCAGGAAGCCATTTAATATTGCATTGTTTGACGTGCTCTCCGTCGTATTCGCCAAGTACAAAGAAGCGCAGATTTTAAGCAAAGCGCCGGAAGTAAAGCGAACATGCGAAAACTTAATGAATCAACGCGAATACCACAACGCGATTAGCTACGCGACCACCTCACCCGAGAACGTCAAGACTAGGTTCCACCAAACGGAGACTGCACTGCGTGGAGTCGTCGGTGATCCGTAAAATCCATCTCAAGCAGTTTAAGTGTTTTCAGGACCGAGAATTTTCTTGCGGAAGACTAACACTTCTCACGGGCTTCAATGGCGGCGGCAAGTCTACGGTCTTGCAAGCTCTTGTCTTGCTGCATCAGTCGCTTGCTGATGGAATCGAGAGTGCGTCCGCACGTCGAACACTCGCGCTAAACGGCCCGCTCCTCTCGCTAGGAAGCGCAAGGGACGTAATCGACAAAGTTAATGGCGGCCAAGGGTTTACTATCGGATTGGCATCCCCTGATACTGAAATTAAATGGCACCTAGCCGCCACCGAAGCATCTAGAGACAATTTGGCGGTGTCAATCGGAAGCATCGACTGGAAGCCCTTGGGCACCTCCGACTGGATTACGGATTCTGGTGGCAGCTTCCTTCCGCCCAGTCTACTAACAACACCTGCCAACATTGACATCCTCAGAAAAATACACACACTGAAATACATTCCGGCTGACCGAGTGGGTCCAGAGCAGACCTATCCACTCATGGAGCCCCAAGAGCATGAAACGCTCGGGCCTCGTGCAGAACGTGCCATTGGCAGCATGTTCGTCAACACGGATCTCTTGGTCGCTCAAGAAATGCGCCATCCAAGCAGGTTGGCTCTCGAAGTTTTCCCTAGACAGGTCGAAGCGTGGCTTTCAGATCTATTTCCTGGAGCCGTGATCGACGTCCAACGAGTTAAAAATGCAAATCTAGTTACACTTGGCATTCGTACTAACGATGCGACCGACTTCCATCGTCCTCATCATGTTGGCTTCGGAATGACTTTTGCCATTCCAGTACTCGTTGCACTGCTCTCTGCCAAGAAAGGAGATGCTGTTGTAATTGAGAATCCTGAAGCACATCTCCACCCAAGAGCTCAGGCCCGAATTGGGGCACTCTGTGCACGCGCGGCTGCATTTGGAATCCAAGTTCTTGTGGAAACCCATAGCGATCATGTACTTAATGGCATTCGAGTAGCGGTCCATCAAGGGGAGATAGAGGACGAGGACGTAACGGTACTCTTTTTCTCTCCCTTCGAGGAGGAATCAGTACAGTCACTCAAAATTGATCGCCGAGGCCGAATCAAACATTGGCCGCCCGGCTTTTTTGATGAAAACGCGCGGCTTCTTGACACCTTGCTGGAACCGATCCCAAGAGGTATCCAAGAATGAC
This genomic stretch from Corallococcus caeni harbors:
- a CDS encoding glycosyltransferase family 4 protein — its product is MVRGQLHGIARYALELARRLPALAPDLEFSALVPAKGLPDDLGELTPKIPLHRSRAGYLSPTEQPLLAYELTKLKPDLFHATSFSLPLFWPGKLVATLHDANHLALADQYTPVQAIYYKAVVGPRARLASALITVSDFSREELGKYLKMSPYRFQVIHNGVDSRFQPPTASEAKAFRERHELPERYIAVVGNAKPFKNLAMLGKFAPDLPVPLVLLAGKGAVAHETGLHENVIDLEQLPETEMPLFYGAAAALLLPSKYEGFGLPALEAMACACPVITSDTSALPEVVGNAAIQLPPNDARAWHEETLRLLRDSTLRKDLTERGRQRSARFTWDTCATRTSTVINRALQLKPSRQ
- a CDS encoding DUF262 domain-containing protein; this encodes MINKNTTNTPDSPKDFSDLIEGDDLPKQAIDNYPLDNLLIRTETRAIIDVLRRIDQGMVFLDPDFQRDFIWKEERQSRLVESVLMRIPLPVFYLAENTAGRLVVVDGLQRLSTLNRFHANELILSLPNSNELNSKTFKMLTQKLQNRFEDGQLTLYLIDPRVPDRVQLDIFERVNSGVPLTRQQMRNALYNGPATKLLRDLSSCEDFLNATDNILLTENHKSNMRDREVVNRFLAFQTLGWAEYVKRGTGDIDEFLGSALKQINNSTETQRSELEKSFRKSMRINHHLFGNRAFRKYSAPSERRKPFNIALFDVLSVVFAKYKEAQILSKAPEVKRTCENLMNQREYHNAISYATTSPENVKTRFHQTETALRGVVGDP
- a CDS encoding AAA family ATPase — protein: MIRKIHLKQFKCFQDREFSCGRLTLLTGFNGGGKSTVLQALVLLHQSLADGIESASARRTLALNGPLLSLGSARDVIDKVNGGQGFTIGLASPDTEIKWHLAATEASRDNLAVSIGSIDWKPLGTSDWITDSGGSFLPPSLLTTPANIDILRKIHTLKYIPADRVGPEQTYPLMEPQEHETLGPRAERAIGSMFVNTDLLVAQEMRHPSRLALEVFPRQVEAWLSDLFPGAVIDVQRVKNANLVTLGIRTNDATDFHRPHHVGFGMTFAIPVLVALLSAKKGDAVVIENPEAHLHPRAQARIGALCARAAAFGIQVLVETHSDHVLNGIRVAVHQGEIEDEDVTVLFFSPFEEESVQSLKIDRRGRIKHWPPGFFDENARLLDTLLEPIPRGIQE